A genomic region of Gloeocapsopsis dulcis contains the following coding sequences:
- a CDS encoding MarR family transcriptional regulator translates to MTQVRSEKAPLFYQLTHKEWLETVKDLTGAEVKVLYYIRSLDPFGDHKLEYSVTQMAAELGLSKGAVSKVIRRLEQKKLVELRVFSTSSHNNLECQIRTGLKIPNNIILLFQPAHSPQLNPIERVWQYIKEFLSWELFDSLEDLRNRVREILADELSTKLIASLTGRQSILSSLSVADI, encoded by the coding sequence ATGACTCAAGTTAGAAGTGAAAAAGCACCTCTGTTCTACCAGCTAACGCATAAAGAATGGCTAGAAACAGTGAAAGACTTGACTGGGGCTGAAGTTAAAGTTCTTTACTACATCCGTTCGCTCGATCCTTTCGGCGATCACAAACTAGAGTACAGCGTAACTCAAATGGCAGCGGAATTAGGGTTATCTAAAGGTGCGGTTTCTAAGGTTATTAGGAGACTAGAACAGAAGAAATTGGTAGAGCTTAGAGTCTTTTCTACATCAAGCCACAATAATCTTGAATGCCAAATACGCACAGGACTGAAGATTCCCAACAACATAATTCTCCTATTTCAACCTGCTCACTCTCCACAGTTAAATCCGATTGAGCGCGTGTGGCAATACATCAAAGAATTTTTAAGTTGGGAGTTGTTTGACTCACTTGAAGATTTGAGAAATAGAGTTCGGGAAATTTTAGCAGATGAACTCTCGACCAAACTTATTGCTTCATTAACCGGACGACAGTCTATTTTGTCTTCTCTGAGTGTTGCAGATATTTAG